In Maniola hyperantus chromosome 13, iAphHyp1.2, whole genome shotgun sequence, one genomic interval encodes:
- the LOC117987612 gene encoding INO80 complex subunit C — translation MTGESEKVHCFKVENKFIVKSGCKKRMWRSLKQILATDKTLPWPNDAVLYYSINAPPTFKPTKKYSDISGLPAPYVDRHSKLYYSNADEFATVRSLPMDITAGYLQLRGATTIVG, via the exons ATGACTGGGGAATCAGAGAAAGTTCATTGTTTTAAAGTGGAAAATAAGTTTATTGTTAAAAGTGGCTGTAAGAAACGTATGTGGAGATCTTTAAAGCAAATACTGGCGACTGACAAAACTTTACCATGGCCCAATGATGCTGTTTTGT ATTATTCAATAAATGCACCACCAACATTTAAGCCAACAAAGAAATACTCAGACATTTCTGGGCTCCCTGCACCTTATGTTGACCGCCACTCAAAACTATACTACAGTAATGCTGATGAGTTTGCTACAGTGCGAAGCCTGCCCATGGACATTACTGCAGGATACTTACAATTGAGAGGAGCTACTACTATTGTTGGAtga
- the U3-55K gene encoding U3 small nucleolar RNA-interacting protein 2: MSSPFFLKGKTRQVHKRKGERISKKTPKKLNAPNLENGHESSDSDLDLKKFSDAEESESDHETAEQKKLRLAKKYLEEIEKEEAKRAELKDLDEAVEKRLQRDYLEQKGKLRVEVADNYTAPAENDIKLIRAKEHRLSLTCVCISSDGAFAFTGCKSGSVIKWSLREKKKLGSLTYKTHSKYLVGGVTSIALTTDFKYLATSDSSPDIQIWDPHTLKHVHTFKGHKDIVVGLVFRKTTHSLYSASKDRSVKSWSLDEMAYVETLFGHQSPITSIDALTRERAVTAGGRDTTIRVWKIVEESQLVFNGPVGSVDEVKLLDEEHFVSGSDNGSICLWSVLKKKPLCTVTKAHGSENDVPRWISSLTTLLNSDIFASGSYDNHIRLWKIADAYRNITPMFSIEIFGFVNSIQFTSDGQQLFAAIGQEHKAGRWFKQAGAKNGLLIVKLPVKLK; encoded by the coding sequence ATGTCTTCTCCATtctttttaaaaggaaaaacaaggcaagtacataaaaggaaaggtgaaagaattagcaaaaaaaCGCCGAAAAAACTAAATGCACCTAACCTCGAAAATGGCCACGAATCCTCCGACAGTGATTTAGATCTCAAAAAGTTTTCTGATGCAGAAGAATCAGAGAGTGATCACGAGACAGCCGAGCAGAAGAAATTGCGACTAGCTAAGAAATATCTTGAGGAAATTGAGAAAGAAGAAGCAAAGCGCGCGGAGCTGAAGGACCTCGACGAAGCTGTAGAAAAACGTTTGCAGAGAGACTATTTAGAGCAAAAAGGCAAATTACGCGTAGAAGTTGCTGACAACTACACCGCGCCAGCCGAAAACGATATCAAGTTAATACGCGCAAAAGAACATCGTCTATCGCTTACATGTGTTTGTATAAGTAGTGATGGTGCATTCGCCTTCACCGGTTGCAAAAGCGGCAGCGTTATTAAATGGAGTCTTCGGGAAAagaagaaactcggcagtttaACATACAAGACACATTCCAAGTACTTAGTAGGAGGTGTTACTTCAATTGCGTTGACAACAGATTTTAAGTATTTAGCAACATCCGACTCATCACCTGACATCCAAATATGGGATCCTCACACATTGAAACATGTGCACACATTCAAAGGCCATAAAGATATTGTTGTAGGTCTTGTATTTAGAAAAACCACACATAGTTTGTATTCAGCGAGTAAAGACAGGTCAGTTAAAAGTTGGTCTTTAGATGAAATGGCTTATGTAGAAACTTTGTTTGGTCATCAGTCACCTATCACATCAATTGATGCATTGACTAGAGAGCGGGCTGTGACAGCAGGTGGTAGAGACACCACAATAAGAGTCTGGAAAATAGTTGAAGAATCACAACTGGTTTTCAATGGACCAGTGGGCAGTGTAGATGAGGTGAAGTTATTAGATGAAGAACACTTTGTGTCTGGTAGTGACAATGGATCAATTTGTTTATGgagtgttttaaaaaaaaagcctttATGCACTGTCACTAAAGCACACGGGTCGGAGAATGATGTACCTCGGTGGATATCAAGCCTCACCACTCTCTTAAACTCAGACATTTTTGCATCTGGGTCATACGATAACCACATAAGGCTATGGAAAATTGCAGATGCATATAGAAATATTACACCTATGTTTAGTATAGAAATCTTTGGTTTTGTAAATAGCATACAGTTTACGAGTGATGGACAGCAATTGTTTGCCGCTATAGGACAGGAACATAAAGCTGGGAGATGGTTTAAGCAGGCCGGAGCTAAAAATGGTTTATTAATTGTAAAGTTACCTGTTAAGTTAAAatga
- the SC35 gene encoding serine/arginine-rich splicing factor 2 codes for MSYGRPPPRIDGMVSLKVDNLTYRTTPEDLRRVFERCGDVGDIYIPRDRYTRESRGFAFVRFYDRRDAEEALDSLDGRMLDGRELRVQMARYGRPSSPYRSRHDRRGRSNSRRRSRSRSRSRRRSYSRSRSRTRSRSRSRSDSKSSRGRSRSRSRSRSRSRH; via the exons ATGAGTTACGGAAGGCCGCCGCCACGTATAGATGGCATGGTTTCGCTGAAAGTGGATAATCTAACGTACCGTACGACGCCAGAAGATTTGCGTCGCGTTTTCGAGAGGTGTGGTGATGTCGGCGACATATATATCCCACGAGACCGGTATACGCGAGAAAGCAGAGGATTCGCGTTTGTCAG ATTCTATGATAGACGAGATGCTGAGGAAGCTTTGGACTCCTTAGATGGGCGCATGTTGGACGGGAGGGAGCTTCGCGTACAAATGGCGCGGTACGGCCGTCCATCTTCGCCATATAGGAGCCGACATGACCGGCGCGGTCGCAG CAACTCACGTCGTCGCTCCAGGTCCCGCTCACGCTCGCGCCGGCGCTCGTACTCGCGCAGCCGCTCGCGCACACGCTCCCGCAGCCGCAGCCGCTCCGACTCCAAGAGCTCTCGAGGGAGGTCCCGCAGCCGTAGTCGCAGCCGCTCACGCTCAAGGCATTGA
- the LOC117987597 gene encoding uncharacterized protein isoform X2, producing the protein MTGMKQVRNKKLLPDLRKEGELTKEIVLSTTEKHGVPPGSRLFSHHTLASVRKLSFYHPFFLTKDSLDIVLAATYNHSTERFADKEDLYLQPETIGCETWRRLRNTFDKFPSVAIPLGHPMKRGGVTERNSPFSVKLMNSGVHSSQTNPGKKCHRVRSWYLYEQYKSLEKNQSDAARRLKDKSYQAKILRQEMKERRARRKLCDTFGSCQSESKIQKARSARPRAPMSVNTDDLYESFCELHDDHLYDFKDFEDNISHGSSQTSKIYEEFRRVDDKKEDSDNESAHSVIKTVTFENNLADDVKGELEIVKKNIAENINLQLETVKENIECLEKFTKLGDADDLPENDSSDLFEQCESSQVCTVIEDKKFWPKNDKEFFPLWAKLVAFAYESVHLYHGNFYNSYNYQLMLAVLFCDALRLGINKMCHILQPYVSPIKYATSDSDMSVESKSPKTKSSVCPEKYKSVRYTKAPKCDSSKHRSCKKIKSCQRLRRLLDREYQSENKIWQQHSKYSFDNRFNEMKYSSEPWRSVSKLIDTQKSSEKSSCNLWPEELSRAKFSEENVCKCQCLRNVATPILQLARYIESVLQDVGD; encoded by the exons atgacCGGGATGAAACAAGTcagaaataaaaagttattaCCAGATCTACGGAAAGAAGGGGAACTAACGAAGGAAATAGTCCTATCTACGACAGAAAAACACGGAGTTCCCCCAGGATCTAGACTTTTCTCTCACCATACATTAGCTAGCGTTAGGAAATTAAGTTTTTACCATCCGTTTTT TTTGACAAAGGATAGTTTGGACATTGTTCTAGCTGCGACCTATAATCACTCAACCGAACGTTTCGCAGACAAAGAGGACTTATACTTACAACCAGAAACCATAGGATGTGAAACGTGGCGACGACTAAGGAATACATTTGATAAGTTCCCATCAGTCGCTATTCCGCTT GGCCATCCAATGAAGCGGGGAGGTGTCACGGAACGTAACTCACCCTTCAGCGTGAAGCTCATGAACTCTGGAGTCCACTCTTCGCAAACCAATCCGGG CAAAAAATGTCATCGCGTCAGATCTTGGTATCTGTATGAACAATACAAATCACTAGAAAAAAATCAATCGGATGCTGCTCGGAGACTGAAGGACAAATCGTATCAAGCCAAGATTTTGAGGCAGGAAATGAAAGAGAGGCGAGCGCGCCGAAAACTGTGCGACACCTTTGGCTCATGCCAGAGTGAATCTAAAATACAGAAAGCCAGAAGTGCTCGACCGAGAGCACCTATGAGCGTCAACACCGATGATCTTTACGAAAGTTTCTGCGAACTACACGACGACCACTTGTATGATTTCAAAGATTTTGAAGATAATATCAGCCACGGTAGCTCTCAAACTAGCAAAATTTACGAAGAGTTTAGAAGGGTTGATGATAAAAAAGAAGATAGTGACAACGAAAGCGCTCACAGCGTTATTAAAACTGTAACATTTGAAAACAATTTAGCTGACGACGTCAAGGGCGAACTGGAGATCGTCAAGAAAAATATTGCTGAAAACATAAACTTGCAACTCGAAACTGTCAAAGAAAACATCGAATGTTTGGAAAAGTTCACAAAACTTGGTGACGCTGACGATCTACCAGAAAACGATAGCTCGGATTTATTTGAACAATGCGAATCGTCACAAGTGTGTACCGTAATAGAAGATAAGAAATTTTGGCCGAAAAATGATAAAGAATTCTTTCCGTTGTGGGCTAAGTTGGTTGCTTTTGCTTATGAATCTGTGCATTTATACCACG GGAATTTTTACAACTCTTACAACTATCAGCTCATGTTAGCCGTGCTGTTCTGCGACGCGCTGCGTCTGGGCATCAATAAAATGT gtCATATTTTGCAGCCCTACGTTTCCCCAATAAAATATGCTACTAGCGACTCCGACATGTCTGTTGAAAGTAAAAGCCCTAAAACAAAATCTTCAGTCTGCCCCGAAAAGTATAAATCAGTTCGTTACACGAAGGCTCCTAAATGTGATAGTTCCAAG CATCGATCCTGTAAGAAAATAAAATCCTGTCAGAGATTACGTCGGCTTCTTGATAGAGAATACCAGTCCGAGAATAAAATATGGCAACAGCATTCTAAATACTCCTTTGACAACCGTTTCAACGAAATGAAGTATTCAAGCGAACCCTGGCGTAGTGTCTCAAAGCTCATCGATACACAGAAATCTAGCGAAAAATCTAGTTGCAATTTATGGCCGGAGGAGCTTTCAAGAGCAAAATTTTCAGAAGAAAATGTCTGCAAATGTCAATGTCTCAGAAATGTTGCCACCCCCATATTGCAACTTGCACGATACATAGAAAGTGTTTTGCAAGATGTCGGGGATTAA
- the LOC117987597 gene encoding uncharacterized protein isoform X1 gives MDYLDSFDLDSTHKKCHRVRSWYLYEQYKSLEKNQSDAARRLKDKSYQAKILRQEMKERRARRKLCDTFGSCQSESKIQKARSARPRAPMSVNTDDLYESFCELHDDHLYDFKDFEDNISHGSSQTSKIYEEFRRVDDKKEDSDNESAHSVIKTVTFENNLADDVKGELEIVKKNIAENINLQLETVKENIECLEKFTKLGDADDLPENDSSDLFEQCESSQVCTVIEDKKFWPKNDKEFFPLWAKLVAFAYESVHLYHGNFYNSYNYQLMLAVLFCDALRLGINKMCHILQPYVSPIKYATSDSDMSVESKSPKTKSSVCPEKYKSVRYTKAPKCDSSKHRSCKKIKSCQRLRRLLDREYQSENKIWQQHSKYSFDNRFNEMKYSSEPWRSVSKLIDTQKSSEKSSCNLWPEELSRAKFSEENVCKCQCLRNVATPILQLARYIESVLQDVGD, from the exons ATGGATTATTTGGATTCTTTCg ATTTGGACAGCACACACAAAAAATGTCATCGCGTCAGATCTTGGTATCTGTATGAACAATACAAATCACTAGAAAAAAATCAATCGGATGCTGCTCGGAGACTGAAGGACAAATCGTATCAAGCCAAGATTTTGAGGCAGGAAATGAAAGAGAGGCGAGCGCGCCGAAAACTGTGCGACACCTTTGGCTCATGCCAGAGTGAATCTAAAATACAGAAAGCCAGAAGTGCTCGACCGAGAGCACCTATGAGCGTCAACACCGATGATCTTTACGAAAGTTTCTGCGAACTACACGACGACCACTTGTATGATTTCAAAGATTTTGAAGATAATATCAGCCACGGTAGCTCTCAAACTAGCAAAATTTACGAAGAGTTTAGAAGGGTTGATGATAAAAAAGAAGATAGTGACAACGAAAGCGCTCACAGCGTTATTAAAACTGTAACATTTGAAAACAATTTAGCTGACGACGTCAAGGGCGAACTGGAGATCGTCAAGAAAAATATTGCTGAAAACATAAACTTGCAACTCGAAACTGTCAAAGAAAACATCGAATGTTTGGAAAAGTTCACAAAACTTGGTGACGCTGACGATCTACCAGAAAACGATAGCTCGGATTTATTTGAACAATGCGAATCGTCACAAGTGTGTACCGTAATAGAAGATAAGAAATTTTGGCCGAAAAATGATAAAGAATTCTTTCCGTTGTGGGCTAAGTTGGTTGCTTTTGCTTATGAATCTGTGCATTTATACCACG GGAATTTTTACAACTCTTACAACTATCAGCTCATGTTAGCCGTGCTGTTCTGCGACGCGCTGCGTCTGGGCATCAATAAAATGT gtCATATTTTGCAGCCCTACGTTTCCCCAATAAAATATGCTACTAGCGACTCCGACATGTCTGTTGAAAGTAAAAGCCCTAAAACAAAATCTTCAGTCTGCCCCGAAAAGTATAAATCAGTTCGTTACACGAAGGCTCCTAAATGTGATAGTTCCAAG CATCGATCCTGTAAGAAAATAAAATCCTGTCAGAGATTACGTCGGCTTCTTGATAGAGAATACCAGTCCGAGAATAAAATATGGCAACAGCATTCTAAATACTCCTTTGACAACCGTTTCAACGAAATGAAGTATTCAAGCGAACCCTGGCGTAGTGTCTCAAAGCTCATCGATACACAGAAATCTAGCGAAAAATCTAGTTGCAATTTATGGCCGGAGGAGCTTTCAAGAGCAAAATTTTCAGAAGAAAATGTCTGCAAATGTCAATGTCTCAGAAATGTTGCCACCCCCATATTGCAACTTGCACGATACATAGAAAGTGTTTTGCAAGATGTCGGGGATTAA
- the LOC117987585 gene encoding protein shuttle craft-like has product MSQWNNSYNYNNQYQAPNTWNEDYNTQYLNQSQYYPNPNPNRQYDPNRQYVGFDEFVSQMQMSNVPASNTASYNNVQYQNYPNAQYNNIPSYQNGSTPQNSQADYAYGSSTANFSNNEDVYQPSVNNQYNRVPDKNNYSNEMVSKSKLTPTATEFVPKSSNTNPVSSQNEPILESNLSNLELNGSTSNYSKPSSSNNWRERPKSSQQRSNSSHLEPYSQKHSKNQEPSRNSKYESRSQNQESTSHGESTNQNSRDTYQRETSSRTSDSNTRNRKSKNRPSDNQDSTYRRQDNQEYNSRNKNSDSQNQDVKDSSYRRQDKNQEYNRSNRNSEYNSQNQDARDSSYRRQENQEYNNRPNRNSDRHSHNQDSKDTSYRRQDNQDYNSRSNRHNDYNTQNQDQNQYSDQNDTDFGDYEGGQSKNNSKAKNKESDVYRTFYNSSMPKDSQDVRSGRGEGSGRNRKWAGTQRLRAPERTEDEQYANSYSSYREEKFKDTAPSPSKGKNRAMGNHIGANTDMTQRERLSEQLDKGTLECLVCCERVKQTDSVWYCSNCHHVLHLRCIRKWAMSSLVESKWRCPACQNTNQDIPTEYRCMCGSVRNPEYQRGSNGAHTCGQSCSRTRNCTHPCTLLCHPGPCPPCQATVIKQCGCGAETRSVMCSSKLPQVCGRECKRTLECGVHFCSKDCHEGPCDPCAETVTQACHCPAAKSRSVPCTAETGSCDTWSCESSCGRVLSCGAHVCRSPCHPPPCPLCPLRPENVPACPCGHTRISKDQRKSCTDPIPLCGNICAKPLSCGPVGDKHFCKEKCHEGECRVCPDNTLLQCRCGHSSREVPCADLPEMHNNVLCQRKCNKKLSCGRHRCRTVCCDAQSHRCAVVCGRTLSCQLHRCEEFCHTGHCAPCPRVSFDELHCECGAEVIMPPVRCGTKPPACNSPCRRERPCGHPPHHSCHSGDCPPCVVLTTKSCYGRHEERKTIPCSQEEFSCGLPCGKPLPCGKHSCIKTCHKGSCDAGKCTQPCMEKRPSCGHPCSAPCHSSGGGTCPSGVACRRPVTATCPCGRRKAERACVDNARDYAKLMSTLAASKMQEGGTLDLSDVQRPGSMLKTLECDEECYVEARSRRLALALQLRNPDVSAKLAPRYSEHLRQTAAREPSFAQQVHERLTELVQLAKKSKQKTRAHSFPSMNRQKRQFIHELCEHFGCESVAYDAEPNRNVVATADKEKSWLPAMSVLEVLAREAGKRKVPGPVLRTLTQHTPVAPAATPLTSAASKSSGGWATLTTTNAWAARSQPKQLPRQPTQEAKIDYFDNPPDN; this is encoded by the exons ATGTCTCAGTGGAACAACTCCTACAATTACAACAACCAGTATCAAGCCCCGAATACCTGGAATGAGGACTACAACACACAGTATTTAAATCAATCCCAGTACTATCCCAATCCCAATCCTAATAGACAATATGACCCCAATCGCCAGTATGTTGGTTTTGATGAGTTTGTATCCCAAATGCAAATGTCTAATGTTCCTGCGTCGAATACTGCTAGCTACAATAACGTACAATATCAAAATTATCCAAATGCTCAATATAACAATATTCCTAGTTATCAAAATGGGTCAACACCCCAGAACTCTCAGGCTGACTATGCTTACGGGTCGAGCACTGCCAATTTTAGTAATAATGAAGATGTCTACCAACCCAGTGTAAATAATCAGTATAATCGAGTAccagataaaaataattactccAATGAAATGGTTTCTAAGTCGAAACTCACTCCAACTGCTACTGAATTTGTGCCTAAAAGTTCTAACACAAATCCCGTTAGTTCCCAGAATGAACCAATTCTAGAATCGAATTTATCAAATTTAGAATTAAATGGATCAACAAGTAACTATTCTAAGCCGTCTAGTTCGAATAATTGGAGAGAAAGGCCTAAAAGCTCACAGCAGCGTAGCAACTCATCTCATTTAGAACCTTATAGTCAAAAACATTCTAAAAACCAAGAACCAAGCCGCAACAGTAAATATGAGTCAAGGAGTCAAAACCAGGAATCTACTAGCCACGGTGAATCTACTAATCAGAACTCCAGAGATACCTACCAGAGAGAAACCTCAAGTCGTACAAGTGATAGCAACACTCGTAATCGTAAATCAAAAAACCGTCCATCTGACAATCAAGATTCTACTTATCGCAGACAAGATAATCAAGAATACAACAGCAGAAATAAAAACAGTGATAGTCAGAACCAAGATGTAAAAGACTCGAGTTACCGTAGACAGGATAAAAATCAAGAATATAATCGGTCAAACCGAAACAGTGAATATAATAGTCAAAACCAAGATGCAAGGGATTCCAGTTACCGTAGACAAGAAAATCAAGAATACAACAACAGACCCAATAGAAACAGTGACCGTCATTCTCATAACCAAGATTCTAAAGATACTAGTTACCGCAGACAAGACAATCAAGATTACAACAGTCGATCAAATAGACATAATGATTACAATACGCAGAACCAAGATCAAAATCAATATAGTGATCAAAATGATACTGATTTTGGTGACTACGAAGGGGGCCAATCAAAAAACAACTCTAAGGCTAAAAACAAAGAGTCTGATGTATATCGAACTTTTTATAATAGTTCAATGCCTAAAGATAGTCAGGATGTAAGGAGTGGTAGAGGAGAAGGTTCGGGAAGAAATCGTAAGTGGGCTGGCACTCAGAGGCTCAGGGCTCCGGAGCGTACAGAGGATGAACAGTATGCAAACTCGTATTCGTCGTATAGAGAGGAAAAGTTCAAGGATACTGCACCAAGTCctagtaaaggaaaaaatagaGCAATGGGCAATCATATAGGAG CAAATACAGATATGACCCAAAGGGAACGGCTCAGTGAGCAATTAGACAAGGGAACATTAGAATGCCTGGTTTGCTGCGAGCGAGTGAAGCAGACTGACTCTGTATGGTACTGCAGCAACTGCCACCATGTGCTGCATCTGCGCTGCATTCGCAAGTGGGCTATGAGCAGTTTGGTTG AAAGCAAATGGCGTTGTCCAGCTTGTCAAAACACAAACCAGGACATCCCAACAGAGTACCGTTGCATGTGCGGCTCTGTACGTAACCCTGAATATCAGAGAGGATCGAACGGTGCCCACACTTGCGGACAGTCGTGCTCACGGACGAGGAACTGTACGCATCCTTGCACACTCCTTTGTCACCCCGGCCCATGCCCACCCTGTCAGGCCACCGTTATCAA ACAATGTGGGTGTGGAGCAGAAACTCGTTCAGTGATGTGCAGCAGTAAACTGCCCCAAGTGTGCGGGCGTGAATGTAAACGGACACTCGAGTGTGGAGTGCATTTCTGTAGTAAAGACTGCCACGAAGGACCCTGTGACCCTTGTGCCGAGACAGTGACACAAG cGTGCCATTGCCCGGCCGCCAAGTCTCGCTCGGTTCCGTGTACGGCAGAGACAGGGTCGTGCGACACTTGGTCGTGTGAGTCCTCCTGTGGACGAGTGTTGTCGTGCGGCGCGCACGTGTGCCGCTCGCCGTGCCACCCGCCCCCGTGCCCCCTATGCCCCTTGCGCCCCGAGAACGTGCCCGCTTGCCCCTGCGGACACACCAG AATCAGTAAAGATCAACGCAAATCTTGCACGGATCCGATACCGCTGTGTGGGAACATCTGCGCTAAGCCGCTATCCTGTGGCCCGGTCGGAGACAAACATTTCTGTAAGGAGAAATGCCATGAAG GAGAATGCCGCGTATGTCCCGACAACACGTTGCTCCAATGTCGATGTGGACACTCAAGTCGCGAGGTGCCTTGCGCTGATCTCCCCGAGATGCACAATAATGTGCTGTGCCAGAGAAAGTGCAACAAG AAGTTATCTTGCGGTCGTCACAGATGTAGAACGGTGTGTTGCGACGCGCAGTCGCACAGGTGCGCGGTGGTATGCGGACGCACGTTGTCTTGTCAGCTGCATCGCTGCGAAGAGTTCTGTCACACGGGACACTGTGCGCCTTGTCCTAGAGTCA GTTTCGACGAGCTTCATTGCGAATGTGGCGCAGAGGTCATTATGCCCCCTGTCCGCTGCGGAACCAAACCCCCTGCATGCAACTCCCCCTGTCGAAGGGAGAGACCTTGCGGTCACCCTCCACATCACAGCTGCCACTCCGGGGACTGTCCCCCGTGTGTGGTGCTCACCACCAAGAGCTGCTATGGGCGACACGAG GAACGTAAAACCATTCCATGTTCTCAAGAAGAGTTTTCGTGCGGTCTGCCGTGCGGCAAGCCGCTGCCGTGCGGTAAGCACTCCTGCATCAAGACCTGCCATAAGGGCTCCTGCGACGCCGGCAA ATGCACCCAGCCGTGTATGGAGAAACGGCCCAGCTGCGGACACCCGTGCTCCGCACCGTGCCACTCTAGCGGCGGCGGCACGTGTCCGAGCGGCGTGGCGTGCCGGCGCCCCGTCACCGCCACGTGCCCCTGCGGTCGTCGCAAGGCCGAGCGCGCCTGCGTGGACAACGCGCGTGACTATGCCAA GTTGATGAGTACCTTAGCCGCTTCCAAGATGCAAGAAGGCGGTACGCTGGATCTGTCAGATGTACAACGACCAGGTTCGATGCTTAAAAC GTTGGAATGCGACGAAGAATGTTACGTAGAAGCCCGAAGCAGACGCCTGGCTTTGGCCTTGCAGTTGCGGAACCCTGACGTTTCGGCGAAACTAGCGCCGCGGTACAGTGAACACCTGCGGCAGACGGCTGCCAGGGAACCCTCTTTCGCGCAGCAAGTGCACGAGCGACTGACGGAGCTAGTGCAGCTAGCTAAGAAG TCTAAGCAGAAGACCAGAGCGCACTCGTTCCCGTCGATGAACCGCCAGAAGCGGCAGTTTATTCACGAGCTGTGCGAGCACTTCGGCTGCGAGAGCGTGGCCTACGACGCCGAGCCCAACCGGAACGTGGTCGCCACGGCCGACAAGGAGAAG TCATGGCTGCCAGCGATGAGTGTACTAGAAGTGCTGGCGCGGGAGGCGGGGAAGCGCAAAGTGCCGGGCCCCGTGCTGCGCACCCTGACTCAACATACGCCTGTTGCGCCCGCCGCCACGCCTCTCACCTCTGCCGCATCCAA ATCGTCCGGCGGATGGGCGACGCTAACAACGACGAACGCCTGGGCAGCGCGCAGCCAGCCCAAGCAGCTGCCCAGGCAACCGACGCAGGAAGCGAAGATAGACTACTTCGACAACCCGCCCGACAACTAA